From Corynebacterium frankenforstense DSM 45800, the proteins below share one genomic window:
- a CDS encoding methylated-DNA--[protein]-cysteine S-methyltransferase: MSSLAIGTPVGTLTIVVENGLLTAVKFGADQETPVIGTVPTTGEVATALDTERTGDLDDLDAYASGVVTAVAELGYEPEDTAALINTAVQFGDYFAGLRRVFSLPVAYARGERVRDRAQRRLSLIGYGKTATYGEIAEAIGNPKAARAVGSACAKNPLPIVVPCHRVLPSGGSVDGNIGGYAGGPDTKRALLRLERMR, translated from the coding sequence ATGTCGAGTCTCGCCATCGGAACCCCTGTCGGTACCTTGACGATCGTCGTCGAAAACGGCCTGCTCACCGCCGTGAAGTTCGGCGCTGACCAGGAGACCCCCGTCATCGGCACCGTGCCCACGACCGGCGAGGTCGCCACCGCCCTCGACACCGAGCGCACCGGTGACCTCGACGACCTGGACGCCTACGCCTCCGGGGTGGTCACCGCCGTCGCCGAGCTGGGGTACGAGCCCGAGGACACGGCCGCCCTGATCAACACCGCCGTGCAGTTCGGCGACTACTTCGCCGGCCTGCGCCGCGTGTTCTCCCTGCCGGTCGCCTACGCCCGCGGCGAGCGGGTCCGCGACCGCGCCCAGCGCCGGCTCTCGCTGATCGGCTACGGCAAGACGGCCACCTACGGCGAGATCGCCGAGGCCATCGGGAACCCGAAGGCCGCCCGCGCGGTGGGCAGCGCCTGCGCGAAGAACCCCCTGCCGATCGTGGTGCCCTGCCACCGGGTGCTGCCCTCGGGCGGCTCGGTGGACGGCAACATCGGCGGCTACGCCGGCGGGCCGGACACCAAGCGCGCGCTGCTGCGCCTCGAGCGCATGCGCTGA
- a CDS encoding MBL fold metallo-hydrolase: MAHPDLRIDHAVTSGTFKLDGGEWEVDNNIWLVGDDHEVYIIDAAHDAAPILDAVDGREVRGIICTHAHNDHINALPALLEKIDAPVWVHPGDQMLWDETLPGVAHRDLADDQVFDVAGTEMRVLNTPGHSPGSCCLYLPEADELFSGDTLFQGGPGATGRSYSSFDTIIESLKTSILDLPAETTVRTGHGDHTTVGSEAPHLEEWIRRGY; this comes from the coding sequence ATGGCACACCCCGATCTGCGCATCGACCACGCCGTGACCTCCGGCACCTTCAAGCTCGACGGCGGCGAGTGGGAGGTGGACAACAACATCTGGCTCGTCGGTGACGACCACGAGGTCTACATCATCGACGCCGCGCACGACGCCGCCCCGATCCTCGACGCCGTCGACGGCCGCGAGGTCCGCGGCATCATCTGCACCCACGCGCACAACGACCACATCAACGCGCTGCCCGCGCTGCTCGAGAAGATCGACGCGCCGGTGTGGGTGCACCCCGGCGACCAGATGCTCTGGGACGAGACGCTGCCCGGCGTCGCCCACCGGGACCTCGCCGACGACCAGGTCTTCGACGTCGCCGGCACCGAGATGCGGGTGCTCAACACGCCCGGCCACTCGCCCGGCTCCTGCTGCCTGTACCTGCCCGAGGCGGACGAGCTCTTCTCCGGTGACACGCTCTTCCAGGGCGGCCCCGGCGCCACGGGCCGGTCCTACAGCTCCTTCGACACCATCATCGAGTCGCTGAAGACCTCGATCCTGGACCTGCCGGCGGAGACGACCGTGCGCACCGGCCACGGCGACCACACCACCGTCGGCTCGGAGGCCCCGCACCTCGAGGAGTGGATCCGCCGGGGCTACTGA
- a CDS encoding S-(hydroxymethyl)mycothiol dehydrogenase, with amino-acid sequence MSQTVTGVIARAKGAEVEQVDVVIPDPGPNDVVVKIEACGVCHTDLAYRDGDIEDAFPFLLGHEAAGRVEQVGSEVTHVAEGDFVVLNWRAVCGECRACRRGEPQYCFATFNASQKMTLTDGTELTPALGIGSFAEKTLVHEGQCTKVNPDEDPAAAGLLGCGVMAGLGAAVNTAEVRRGESVAVFGLGGVGMAALAGAELNNASTIIAVDIDARKLDRAREFGATHTIDSSDLSEQEVIDAVREITDGFGADVTIDAVGIMPTWRQAFYSRDHAGRMVMVGVPNLTDKIEVPAIDFYSRGGSLRPAWYGDCLPERDFPAFVDLHLQGRFPLDKFVSERIGLDEVEQAFETMKAGDVLRSVVVL; translated from the coding sequence ATGAGCCAGACCGTCACCGGAGTCATCGCCCGCGCGAAGGGCGCGGAGGTTGAACAGGTAGACGTCGTCATCCCCGACCCGGGCCCGAACGACGTCGTCGTCAAGATCGAGGCCTGCGGGGTGTGCCACACCGACCTCGCCTACCGCGACGGCGACATCGAGGACGCCTTCCCGTTCCTCCTGGGCCACGAGGCCGCCGGCCGCGTCGAGCAGGTCGGCTCCGAGGTCACCCACGTCGCCGAGGGCGACTTCGTCGTCCTGAACTGGCGCGCGGTCTGCGGCGAGTGCCGCGCCTGCCGCCGCGGCGAGCCGCAGTACTGCTTCGCCACCTTCAACGCCTCGCAGAAGATGACGCTGACCGACGGCACCGAGCTCACCCCGGCGCTGGGCATCGGCTCCTTCGCGGAGAAGACGCTGGTCCACGAGGGCCAGTGCACCAAGGTCAACCCCGACGAGGACCCGGCCGCCGCCGGGCTGCTCGGCTGCGGTGTGATGGCCGGCCTCGGCGCCGCCGTCAACACCGCCGAGGTGCGCCGCGGCGAGTCCGTCGCCGTCTTCGGTCTGGGCGGCGTCGGCATGGCCGCGCTCGCCGGAGCCGAGCTCAACAACGCCTCGACGATCATCGCCGTCGACATCGACGCCCGGAAGCTGGACCGCGCCCGCGAGTTCGGCGCGACCCACACCATCGACTCCTCGGACCTGAGCGAGCAGGAGGTCATCGACGCCGTCCGCGAGATCACCGACGGCTTCGGCGCGGACGTGACCATCGACGCGGTGGGCATCATGCCGACCTGGCGCCAGGCCTTCTACTCCCGCGACCACGCCGGCCGCATGGTCATGGTCGGCGTGCCGAACCTGACCGACAAGATCGAGGTCCCGGCCATCGACTTCTACTCGCGCGGCGGCTCGCTGCGCCCGGCCTGGTACGGCGACTGCCTGCCGGAGCGTGACTTCCCGGCCTTCGTCGACCTGCACCTGCAGGGCCGCTTCCCGCTGGACAAGTTCGTCTCCGAGCGCATCGGCCTCGACGAGGTCGAGCAGGCCTTCGAGACGATGAAGGCCGGCGACGTGCTGCGTTCGGTGGTGGTCCTCTGA
- a CDS encoding adenylate/guanylate cyclase domain-containing protein encodes MRRLLRALRWVLTTSWPLYAALVLGANVLGAAAIMLFIRFMIPMPEIAEFDTDISDLPAVGVAYVIFAIVVGVVVTLLMFRPVLEWQRDPDGHDPNMVRTLVLRLPVYQAGVCAIVWAIGIVLAVSVAATSSGRLAVVIGVATLLAGAVVVLLTYLCAERMVRPVAAMALSRRFEDSTLEPPIKQRLRMTWLLTSAVPSVGVLLLILGQEAGYFTDNAADIIPATLWLILAALVTGFFGTTLSIMSVVDPIQELQQAINRVRRGDSETQVDIYDGSEIGVLQAGFNEMMRGLRERERVRDIFGRYVGVEVARRALEERPTLGGEDRKVAVLFIDVIGSTAFAVSHTPEEVVAELNRFFEHVVETVHRNRGIINKFQGDAALAVFGAPLALTDANSMALTAARELREELKGLQLQAGIGVAAGHVVAGHIGGADRFEYTVIGDAVNQAARLTELAKDTPGRVLTNAATLRGANEAERARWTMMKSIELRGRHEMTQLARPIRQTLADRS; translated from the coding sequence ATGAGACGACTGCTGCGCGCGCTGCGCTGGGTGTTGACCACCTCGTGGCCGCTGTACGCGGCACTCGTGCTCGGCGCGAACGTGCTCGGCGCGGCCGCGATCATGCTGTTCATCCGCTTCATGATCCCGATGCCGGAGATCGCCGAGTTCGACACCGACATCTCGGACCTGCCCGCCGTCGGCGTCGCCTACGTCATCTTCGCGATCGTCGTCGGTGTGGTGGTCACGCTCCTGATGTTCCGCCCCGTCCTCGAGTGGCAGCGCGACCCCGACGGCCACGACCCGAACATGGTGCGCACGCTGGTGCTGCGCCTGCCCGTCTACCAGGCGGGGGTGTGCGCGATCGTCTGGGCGATCGGCATCGTCCTCGCCGTCTCCGTCGCCGCCACCAGCTCGGGGCGCCTGGCGGTGGTCATCGGCGTGGCCACGCTGCTCGCCGGCGCCGTCGTGGTGCTGCTGACCTACCTGTGCGCCGAGCGCATGGTGCGCCCCGTCGCGGCGATGGCGCTGTCGCGCCGCTTCGAGGACTCGACCCTGGAGCCGCCGATCAAGCAGCGGCTGCGCATGACGTGGCTGCTGACCTCGGCGGTGCCCTCGGTCGGCGTGCTGCTGCTGATCCTCGGCCAGGAGGCCGGGTACTTCACCGACAACGCCGCCGACATCATCCCGGCCACCCTGTGGCTGATCCTGGCGGCGCTGGTGACCGGGTTCTTCGGCACCACGCTGTCGATCATGAGCGTCGTCGACCCGATCCAGGAGCTGCAGCAGGCGATCAACCGCGTGCGCCGCGGCGACTCGGAGACGCAGGTCGACATCTACGACGGCTCCGAGATCGGCGTGCTGCAGGCCGGCTTCAACGAGATGATGCGCGGGCTGCGCGAGCGCGAGCGGGTGCGCGACATCTTCGGCCGCTACGTCGGCGTCGAGGTCGCCCGCCGCGCCCTCGAGGAACGCCCCACCCTCGGCGGCGAGGACCGCAAGGTCGCCGTGCTGTTCATCGACGTCATCGGCTCGACCGCCTTCGCCGTCAGCCACACCCCGGAGGAGGTCGTCGCCGAGCTCAACCGGTTCTTCGAGCACGTCGTGGAGACCGTGCACCGCAACCGCGGCATCATCAACAAGTTCCAGGGCGACGCCGCGCTGGCCGTCTTCGGCGCCCCGCTCGCACTCACGGACGCCAACTCGATGGCGCTGACCGCCGCGCGCGAGCTGCGCGAGGAGCTCAAGGGCCTGCAGCTGCAGGCGGGCATCGGCGTGGCCGCCGGGCACGTCGTCGCCGGGCACATCGGCGGCGCGGACCGCTTCGAGTACACCGTCATCGGCGACGCGGTGAACCAGGCCGCGCGCCTGACCGAGCTGGCCAAGGACACCCCCGGCCGGGTGCTCACCAACGCCGCCACCCTGCGCGGCGCCAACGAGGCCGAGCGCGCCCGCTGGACGATGATGAAGTCCATCGAGCTGCGCGGCCGCCACGAGATGACGCAGCTGGCGCGCCCGATCCGCCAGACACTCGCCGACCGTTCCTGA
- a CDS encoding glycoside hydrolase family 3 protein — protein MSEIQHDNHGQPEIGTRADAVIEVDGLKFRDLNGNGTLEPYEDWRLSPAERAADLVSRMTLEEKAGMMIIGSHYPGYSAFLPEPDENTLLNPRDVWRENNPITGQPYPRPVLVTSATDKALNERFQHFFIVRDNPPARDLAHWTNAVQEAAEKTRLGVPAVFASNPRNHVALVAQFGVNESAGVFSEWPGELGLAALRDPELVEEFGRRIAREWRAAGIHKIYGYMADLPTEPRWSRFSGTFGEDVDMVSRYVEAVVRGMQGESLGAGSVATTVKHFPGGGVRTDGHDPHFSWGQSNEYPTDGALEKYHLPPFEAAVRAGVSSIMPYYARPVNTSARQLPAELQGADGQFEEVAFAYNAPVIKGLLRGRLGFDGYVNSDSGVIDAMPWGVEDLSEPERFAAAVRAGTDIFSDMADPTQLIAAVKEGHLDESALDASVTRLAAEMVELGLFENPYVDEDVAGREVGGTEVAKLGARTQRRSVTLLRSDKFLLPLDLESSPMVYVKVTGRVDPGKVEQRLAKAVGEVWPHARVTDKVEDADLAIVWARPEIRLFEDDQEGFELSLDPRAAGVDVEQIQQIERVLPTVLAVEMSNPWLLREIEPGARALVATFGVTPENLLRSLAGEDGGPAGVLPMVLPASEKAVQDAPRDAPGCELDNGYVYHDRDGVAYTLGYGRRL, from the coding sequence ATGTCCGAGATCCAGCACGACAACCACGGCCAGCCCGAGATCGGCACCCGTGCCGATGCGGTGATCGAGGTCGACGGCCTGAAGTTCCGCGACCTCAACGGCAACGGCACCCTCGAGCCCTACGAGGACTGGCGCCTGAGCCCCGCCGAGCGCGCCGCGGACCTGGTCTCCCGGATGACGCTCGAGGAGAAGGCCGGGATGATGATCATCGGCTCGCACTACCCGGGCTATTCCGCCTTCCTTCCCGAGCCCGACGAGAACACGCTGCTCAACCCGCGCGACGTCTGGCGCGAGAACAACCCGATCACCGGCCAGCCCTACCCGCGCCCGGTGCTGGTGACCTCGGCGACCGACAAGGCGCTCAACGAGCGCTTCCAGCACTTCTTCATCGTCCGCGACAACCCGCCGGCCCGCGACCTGGCCCACTGGACCAACGCCGTGCAGGAGGCCGCCGAGAAGACCCGCCTGGGCGTGCCCGCGGTCTTCGCCTCCAACCCGCGCAACCACGTCGCGCTCGTCGCCCAGTTCGGCGTCAACGAGTCCGCCGGCGTCTTCTCCGAGTGGCCCGGCGAGCTCGGCCTGGCCGCCCTGCGCGACCCGGAGCTGGTCGAGGAGTTCGGCCGCCGCATCGCCCGCGAGTGGCGCGCGGCCGGCATCCACAAGATCTACGGCTACATGGCCGACCTGCCCACGGAGCCGCGCTGGTCGCGCTTCAGCGGCACCTTCGGCGAGGACGTCGACATGGTCTCCCGCTACGTCGAGGCGGTCGTGCGCGGCATGCAGGGCGAGAGTCTCGGCGCCGGCTCGGTGGCCACCACCGTCAAGCACTTCCCGGGCGGCGGCGTGCGCACCGACGGCCACGACCCGCACTTCTCCTGGGGCCAGTCCAACGAGTACCCGACCGACGGCGCCCTGGAGAAGTACCACCTGCCGCCGTTCGAGGCGGCCGTGCGCGCCGGGGTCTCGTCGATCATGCCGTACTACGCCAGGCCCGTGAACACCTCCGCGCGCCAGCTGCCGGCGGAGCTGCAGGGTGCGGACGGCCAGTTCGAGGAGGTCGCCTTCGCCTACAACGCCCCGGTCATCAAGGGGCTGCTGCGCGGCCGCCTCGGCTTCGACGGCTACGTCAACTCCGACTCCGGCGTCATCGACGCGATGCCGTGGGGCGTCGAGGACCTCAGCGAGCCGGAGCGCTTCGCCGCCGCCGTCCGGGCCGGCACCGACATCTTCTCCGACATGGCCGACCCGACCCAGCTGATCGCCGCGGTCAAGGAGGGCCACCTCGACGAGTCCGCGCTGGACGCCTCGGTGACCCGCCTGGCCGCCGAGATGGTGGAGCTGGGTCTCTTCGAGAACCCCTACGTCGACGAGGACGTCGCCGGGCGCGAGGTCGGCGGCACCGAGGTCGCCAAGCTCGGCGCGAGGACGCAGCGTCGGTCGGTGACCCTGCTGCGCTCGGACAAGTTCCTGCTGCCGCTGGACCTGGAGTCCTCGCCGATGGTCTACGTCAAGGTCACCGGCCGGGTCGACCCGGGCAAGGTGGAGCAGCGCCTGGCGAAGGCCGTCGGCGAGGTCTGGCCGCACGCCCGGGTGACCGACAAGGTCGAGGACGCCGACCTCGCGATCGTGTGGGCGCGCCCGGAGATCCGCCTCTTCGAGGACGACCAGGAGGGCTTCGAACTCAGCCTGGACCCGCGCGCCGCGGGCGTCGACGTCGAGCAGATCCAGCAGATCGAGCGCGTGCTGCCGACGGTGCTCGCCGTCGAGATGAGCAACCCGTGGCTGCTCCGCGAGATCGAGCCGGGCGCCCGTGCGCTCGTGGCCACCTTCGGCGTCACCCCGGAGAACCTGCTGCGCTCCCTGGCCGGCGAGGACGGCGGCCCGGCCGGCGTGCTGCCGATGGTGCTGCCCGCCTCGGAGAAGGCCGTGCAGGACGCCCCGCGCGACGCGCCCGGCTGCGAGCTGGACAACGGCTACGTCTACCACGACCGCGACGGCGTGGCCTACACCCTCGGCTACGGCCGCCGCCTCTAG
- a CDS encoding DNA polymerase III subunit delta' → MTNLVEEALSDAPRVREVVHAAVAAARARAASGFREEAVGAGERSAMTHSWVITGGPGSGRMQVARAFAAGLECTDPETPGCGRCEACRAVMNGSHTDVKEFSTRNYAIQVNTVRDDIVPAVIQLPTVGRWRVVIVDNADRLTGKAADALLKTVEEPSKQSVVLFCAPSVDPQDFSVTLRSRCRHIYVPPPSVERIVRLLVREEGATEHDAALAAQASLRHIGRARLLVTDEGMQRRRARVLRLAELVNHGDVAFREVSALVAATKKEANELHAEEEAEEAEALRRSFGAGGRGKGVAKIAREAERAVKSLEDEQKRRHQRIHRDLIDLCLIDLSGLYRDAFLRAVDAPGEPVHPDFAELAGEVAEQVGAAGLADCLEAIGRCREHIKQNVSPQIALDGLLGRLRMAHGVR, encoded by the coding sequence GTGACGAACTTGGTCGAGGAGGCGCTTTCCGACGCCCCGCGTGTCCGGGAGGTCGTGCACGCCGCCGTGGCTGCGGCGCGAGCCCGCGCCGCCTCCGGCTTCCGGGAGGAGGCCGTCGGGGCGGGGGAGCGCTCGGCGATGACGCACTCCTGGGTGATCACCGGCGGCCCCGGCTCCGGGCGCATGCAGGTCGCCCGCGCCTTCGCCGCGGGCCTGGAGTGCACCGACCCGGAGACCCCGGGCTGCGGGCGCTGCGAGGCGTGCCGGGCCGTGATGAACGGCTCGCACACCGACGTCAAGGAGTTCAGCACCCGCAACTACGCCATCCAGGTGAACACCGTGCGCGACGACATCGTGCCCGCGGTCATCCAGCTGCCCACGGTGGGGCGGTGGCGCGTGGTCATCGTCGACAACGCCGACCGGCTCACCGGCAAGGCCGCCGACGCGCTGCTCAAGACCGTCGAGGAGCCCTCGAAGCAGTCGGTGGTGCTCTTCTGCGCGCCGTCGGTCGACCCGCAGGACTTCTCGGTGACGCTGCGCTCGCGCTGCCGGCACATCTACGTCCCGCCGCCGTCGGTGGAGCGCATCGTGCGCCTGCTCGTGCGCGAGGAGGGTGCCACGGAGCACGACGCGGCGCTGGCGGCCCAGGCCTCCCTGCGGCACATCGGGCGGGCGCGCCTGCTGGTCACCGACGAGGGCATGCAGCGCCGACGCGCCCGGGTGCTGCGCCTGGCGGAGCTGGTCAACCACGGTGACGTCGCCTTCCGCGAGGTCAGCGCCCTCGTCGCGGCGACAAAGAAGGAAGCCAACGAGCTGCACGCCGAGGAGGAGGCCGAGGAGGCCGAGGCGCTGCGGCGCTCCTTCGGCGCCGGCGGGCGCGGTAAGGGCGTGGCCAAGATCGCCCGGGAGGCCGAGCGGGCGGTCAAGAGTCTCGAGGACGAGCAGAAGAGGCGCCACCAGCGCATCCACCGGGACCTGATCGACCTGTGCCTGATCGACCTCTCCGGGCTCTACCGCGACGCCTTCCTGCGGGCCGTCGACGCCCCGGGCGAGCCGGTGCACCCCGACTTCGCCGAGCTGGCCGGCGAGGTCGCCGAACAGGTCGGGGCCGCGGGCCTGGCGGACTGCCTCGAGGCGATCGGGCGGTGCCGCGAGCACATCAAGCAGAACGTGTCGCCGCAGATCGCCCTCGACGGTCTGCTGGGCAGGCTGCGCATGGCCCACGGGGTGCGCTGA